From Chloroflexota bacterium, the proteins below share one genomic window:
- a CDS encoding sugar-binding protein — MVTVTQDNVKEAVIDSGYYPASDFTGLEGGVPAVSGTVGIVLPTKDEPRWLQDEARFKDALVAAGYEVEILFSQGDSAKEKANVEALIAKGIKVLIITPQDGTAAAAAAEEARAAGVKVISYDRLIRDTDAVDYYVTFDSVAVGEAWGQYLIDNASGTGNNLYLYAGAASDNNAFLFFEGAWNKLQSKIADGTFVIKNSSEAVALKGKATLTRDEMAKIIGQVTTNWDFTVAKNLAEANLTAAPAADKGTVYIVAPNDGTARAIADAFAADKDVAKYYVTGQDAEKASVQYIIDGKQSMTVLKDVRTLVGDAITAAVAFLEGKTPEQTNTYNNGKIEVPAKPSAIVTVTQDNVKEAVIDSGYYPASDFTGLP; from the coding sequence ATCGTCACTGTCACCCAAGACAATGTCAAGGAAGCCGTCATTGACTCTGGCTACTATCCCGCCAGTGACTTTACCGGCCTTGAAGGTGGAGTGCCTGCCGTGAGCGGCACCGTCGGCATCGTATTGCCGACGAAGGACGAACCGCGCTGGTTGCAGGACGAAGCTCGCTTCAAGGACGCGCTCGTCGCGGCCGGCTATGAGGTAGAGATTCTGTTCAGCCAGGGTGATTCGGCTAAAGAGAAAGCGAATGTTGAGGCCTTGATCGCCAAGGGCATCAAGGTGCTCATCATCACCCCGCAGGACGGGACGGCCGCCGCCGCCGCCGCCGAAGAAGCTCGGGCCGCGGGAGTCAAGGTCATCTCCTACGACCGGTTGATTCGTGACACGGACGCGGTAGATTACTATGTGACCTTCGACAGTGTTGCGGTCGGTGAAGCCTGGGGCCAGTATCTGATAGACAACGCCAGCGGCACGGGCAACAACCTGTACCTGTACGCCGGGGCGGCTTCGGACAACAACGCCTTCCTGTTCTTCGAGGGCGCCTGGAACAAGCTCCAGTCGAAGATTGCCGACGGCACGTTTGTGATCAAGAACTCGAGCGAGGCGGTAGCCCTGAAAGGCAAGGCGACACTGACCCGCGACGAGATGGCCAAGATCATCGGCCAGGTGACGACCAACTGGGACTTCACCGTCGCCAAGAACCTGGCGGAAGCCAACCTGACGGCGGCGCCGGCGGCGGACAAAGGCACGGTGTACATCGTGGCTCCGAACGACGGCACGGCTCGGGCGATTGCCGATGCCTTCGCGGCGGACAAGGATGTGGCCAAGTACTACGTGACCGGGCAGGACGCGGAGAAGGCTTCGGTGCAATACATCATTGACGGCAAGCAGTCCATGACCGTCTTGAAGGATGTCCGCACTCTGGTAGGGGACGCCATCACGGCGGCGGTTGCCTTCCTGGAAGGCAAGACGCCGGAGCAGACCAACACCTACAACAACGGCAAGATTGAGGTTCCGGCCAAGCCGTCAGCCATCGTCACTGTCACCCAAGACAATGTCAAGGAAGCCGTCATTGACTCTGGCTACTACCCCGCCAGTGACTTTACCGGCCTACCGTAA